The following are from one region of the Streptomyces changanensis genome:
- the secF gene encoding protein translocase subunit SecF, whose protein sequence is MSRLGNLGARLYRGEVGYDFVAKRKFWYAVSILITITAIAGLAVRGLNMGIEFKGGAVYTTPQTTVSASTAEEIAEETAGHDAIVQELGTGGLRIQVSGLDTKQANALKDEIAAGIDVPAKEITAELVGPSWGEQIANKAWTGLGVFMILVVVYLAFAFEWRMALAALIALIHDLTITVGVYALVGFEVTPGTVIGLLTILGYSLYDTVVVFDGLKEGSKDITKQTRYTYSEMANRSLNGTLVRSINTTVVALLPVAGLLFIGGGFLGAGMLNDISLSLFVGLAAGAYSSIFIATPLVADLKERDPQMIALRKRVLAKRAAAAAKGETPDGEALAEVPEGAAAAGVVGPRGRRGRPTEKR, encoded by the coding sequence ATGTCGCGACTCGGAAATCTCGGCGCCCGTCTCTACCGCGGTGAGGTCGGGTACGACTTCGTCGCCAAGCGCAAGTTCTGGTACGCCGTCTCGATCCTGATCACGATCACCGCCATCGCCGGCCTGGCGGTGCGCGGCCTGAACATGGGCATCGAGTTCAAGGGCGGCGCCGTCTACACGACGCCGCAGACCACCGTCTCCGCCTCCACGGCGGAGGAGATCGCCGAGGAGACCGCCGGGCACGACGCGATCGTCCAGGAGCTCGGCACCGGCGGCCTGCGCATCCAGGTCTCCGGCCTGGACACCAAGCAGGCCAACGCCCTCAAGGACGAGATCGCCGCCGGCATCGACGTCCCCGCGAAGGAGATCACCGCCGAGCTGGTGGGCCCGAGCTGGGGCGAGCAGATCGCCAACAAGGCGTGGACCGGCCTCGGCGTCTTCATGATCCTGGTCGTCGTCTACCTGGCCTTCGCCTTCGAGTGGCGCATGGCGCTCGCCGCGCTCATCGCCCTCATCCACGACCTCACGATCACCGTCGGTGTGTACGCGCTCGTCGGCTTCGAGGTCACACCCGGCACGGTGATCGGTCTGCTGACCATCCTCGGCTACTCCCTCTACGACACCGTCGTCGTCTTCGACGGTCTGAAGGAGGGCTCGAAGGACATCACCAAGCAGACGCGCTACACCTACAGCGAGATGGCCAACCGCAGCCTCAACGGCACGCTGGTCCGCTCGATCAACACCACCGTCGTGGCGCTGCTGCCGGTGGCCGGCCTGCTCTTCATCGGCGGCGGCTTCCTCGGCGCGGGCATGCTCAACGACATCTCGCTGTCGCTGTTCGTCGGTCTCGCGGCCGGTGCCTACTCGTCCATCTTCATCGCCACCCCGCTCGTCGCGGACCTCAAGGAGCGCGACCCGCAGATGATCGCTCTGCGCAAGCGCGTCCTCGCGAAGCGGGCCGCCGCGGCCGCCAAGGGCGAGACGCCGGACGGCGAGGCCCTCGCCGAGGTCCCGGAGGGCGCGGCCGCCGCGGGCGTCGTCGGTCCTCGTGGCCGCCGCGGACGTCCCACGGAGAAGCGCTGA
- the secD gene encoding protein translocase subunit SecD has translation MAAPKKGRRPSGGQGRPGRALALILIAMVALTGGMFWSGHTTPRLGIDLAGGTTITLKAEAEPGKEDAVNETNMNTAIGIIERRVNGLGVQEAEVQKQGTDNIIVNIPKGTDEEQARQQVGTTAQLYFRPVVAVAASEPAAPEPSPSTGPSGSPSPSASPSGKGGTDEGDKATAPGSSPSPSATTQGRALTDALKKAPSPSGSPSGAPSPSGSTLPAPAVSPSADPATDAGLQAKFAALNCADPKQRSSVGKAAKPTEPTVACGRNGLGQWEKFLLGPSEVDGKEVDDAKGVLDSQRGIWIVQLEFNGKGAKEFAEITGRLASQPEPQNRFAIALDGEVVSAPSVDAAIPGGRAEISGSFNQESAQDLGNILSYGALPLSFEEQSVTTVTAALGGEQLRAGLIAGAIGLALVIIYLVAYYRGLSLIAILSLGASAVLTYTIMSLLGPAIGFALNLPAVCGAIVAIGITADSFIVYFERIRDEIREGRTLRPAVERAWPRARRTILVSDFVSFLAAAVLFIVTVGKVQGFAFTLGLTTLLDVVVVFLFTKPLMTILARGKFFGGQHPWSGLDPKRLGAQPPLRRTTRRAPAPIEPKEA, from the coding sequence GTGGCAGCACCGAAGAAGGGCAGAAGGCCGTCGGGGGGCCAGGGGAGGCCGGGGCGTGCCCTGGCACTCATCCTGATCGCGATGGTCGCGCTCACGGGCGGGATGTTCTGGTCCGGTCACACCACGCCGCGCCTCGGCATCGACCTGGCGGGTGGCACGACCATCACGCTGAAGGCCGAGGCCGAGCCCGGCAAGGAAGACGCCGTCAACGAGACCAACATGAACACGGCGATCGGCATCATCGAGCGCCGCGTCAACGGTCTGGGCGTCCAGGAGGCCGAGGTCCAGAAGCAGGGCACGGACAACATCATCGTCAACATCCCCAAGGGGACCGACGAGGAGCAGGCCCGCCAGCAGGTGGGCACCACCGCCCAGCTGTACTTCCGCCCGGTCGTGGCCGTCGCGGCCAGCGAACCGGCCGCGCCGGAGCCCTCCCCCTCCACCGGCCCGTCCGGCAGCCCCAGCCCCTCGGCGTCCCCGTCCGGCAAGGGCGGCACGGACGAGGGCGACAAGGCCACCGCACCCGGGTCGTCCCCGTCGCCGAGCGCCACCACGCAGGGCCGCGCGCTGACCGACGCGCTGAAGAAGGCCCCCAGCCCCTCGGGCAGCCCCTCCGGCGCGCCGAGCCCGAGCGGCTCGACGCTGCCCGCCCCGGCCGTCTCGCCGTCGGCCGACCCGGCCACCGACGCCGGCCTCCAGGCGAAGTTCGCCGCGCTCAACTGCGCCGACCCGAAGCAGCGCTCCTCCGTGGGCAAGGCCGCCAAGCCGACCGAGCCCACCGTCGCCTGTGGGCGCAACGGCCTCGGCCAGTGGGAGAAGTTCCTCCTCGGCCCGTCCGAGGTGGACGGCAAGGAGGTCGACGACGCGAAGGGCGTGCTCGACTCCCAGCGCGGCATCTGGATCGTGCAGCTGGAGTTCAACGGCAAGGGCGCGAAGGAGTTCGCCGAGATCACCGGCCGCCTCGCCAGCCAGCCCGAGCCGCAGAACCGCTTCGCCATCGCCCTCGACGGCGAGGTCGTCTCCGCGCCGTCCGTCGACGCCGCCATCCCGGGCGGCCGGGCGGAGATCTCCGGCAGCTTCAACCAGGAGTCCGCCCAGGACCTGGGCAACATCCTGTCGTACGGCGCGCTGCCGCTCTCCTTCGAGGAGCAGTCCGTCACCACCGTCACCGCCGCCCTCGGCGGCGAGCAGCTGCGGGCCGGCCTGATCGCCGGCGCGATCGGCCTCGCGCTCGTCATCATCTACCTGGTGGCGTACTACCGCGGCCTGTCGCTGATCGCGATCCTCTCGCTGGGCGCCTCCGCCGTCCTCACCTACACGATCATGTCGCTGCTCGGCCCGGCCATCGGCTTCGCGCTGAACCTGCCCGCCGTCTGCGGCGCGATCGTGGCGATCGGCATCACCGCCGACTCGTTCATCGTGTACTTCGAGCGCATCCGCGACGAGATCCGCGAGGGCCGCACGCTGCGCCCGGCCGTCGAGCGCGCGTGGCCGCGCGCCCGCCGCACCATCCTCGTCTCGGACTTCGTGTCCTTCCTCGCCGCCGCCGTGCTCTTCATCGTCACCGTCGGCAAGGTCCAGGGCTTCGCGTTCACGCTCGGCCTGACCACGCTCCTCGACGTGGTGGTGGTGTTCCTCTTCACCAAGCCGCTGATGACGATCCTGGCCCGCGGCAAGTTCTTCGGCGGCCAGCACCCCTGGTCCGGCCTGGACCCGAAGCGGCTGGGCGCGCAGCCGCCGCTGCGCCGCACCACCCGCCGCGCACCCGCCCCGATCGAACCGAAGGAGGCGTGA
- the yajC gene encoding preprotein translocase subunit YajC — protein MDILTLLPFIVLIGAMFLMTRSAKKKQQQAAEMRNQMQPGTGVRTIGGMYATVKEVGDDTVLLEVAPGVHAVYAKNAIGAVLDDDEYNRIVHGDTGADAGDGDLPVVPDDASSLVRPAGDATASGDTEDTAKPDLTKKADADDTARGDVRDGKADGEADAK, from the coding sequence GTGGACATTCTGACCCTCCTCCCCTTCATTGTGCTCATCGGGGCCATGTTCCTGATGACCCGCTCTGCGAAGAAGAAGCAGCAGCAGGCCGCGGAAATGCGGAACCAGATGCAGCCCGGCACCGGCGTGCGCACGATCGGGGGGATGTACGCCACCGTCAAGGAGGTCGGTGACGACACCGTCCTCCTCGAGGTCGCACCGGGCGTGCACGCCGTCTACGCCAAGAACGCCATCGGCGCCGTCCTCGACGACGACGAGTACAACCGCATCGTCCACGGCGACACGGGCGCGGACGCCGGCGACGGCGACCTGCCGGTCGTGCCGGACGACGCCTCCTCGCTCGTCCGGCCCGCCGGTGACGCCACCGCCTCCGGTGACACCGAGGACACCGCCAAGCCGGACCTCACGAAGAAGGCCGACGCGGACGACACCGCGCGGGGGGACGTCAGGGACGGCAAGGCCGACGGCGAGGCCGACGCGAAGTAG
- the ruvB gene encoding Holliday junction branch migration DNA helicase RuvB produces MNWDETTDATAPERLVGASADGDDQAVEAALRPKDLDEFIGQEKVREQLDLVLKAARARGATADHVLLSGAPGLGKTTLSMIIAAEMGAPIRITSGPAIQHAGDLAAILSSLQEGEVLFLDEIHRMSRPAEEMLYMAMEDFRVDVIVGKGPGATAIPLELPPFTLVGATTRAGLLPPPLRDRFGFTGHMEFYTPAELERVVHRSALLLDVEIDAEGAAEIAGRSRGTPRIANRLLRRVRDYAQVRADGVITREIAATALGVYEVDDRGLDRLDRAVLEALLKLFGGGPVGLSTLAVAVGEERETVEEVAEPFLVREGLLARTPRGRVATPAAWAHLGLVPPQAAGPATGQPGLFET; encoded by the coding sequence ATGAACTGGGACGAGACGACCGACGCCACCGCCCCCGAGCGGCTCGTCGGCGCGTCCGCCGACGGCGACGACCAGGCCGTCGAGGCGGCTCTGCGGCCCAAGGACCTGGACGAGTTCATCGGCCAGGAGAAGGTCCGCGAGCAGCTCGACCTCGTCCTGAAGGCCGCCCGTGCCCGCGGCGCCACCGCCGACCACGTCCTGCTCTCCGGCGCCCCCGGCCTCGGCAAGACGACCCTCTCCATGATCATCGCGGCGGAGATGGGCGCCCCGATCCGCATCACCTCCGGTCCGGCCATCCAGCACGCCGGCGACCTCGCGGCGATCCTCTCCTCCCTCCAGGAGGGGGAGGTCCTCTTCCTCGACGAGATCCACCGCATGTCCCGGCCCGCCGAGGAGATGCTGTACATGGCCATGGAGGACTTCCGCGTCGACGTGATCGTCGGAAAGGGCCCGGGCGCCACGGCCATCCCGCTCGAACTGCCGCCCTTCACCCTCGTCGGCGCCACGACCCGGGCCGGACTCCTCCCGCCGCCCCTGCGCGACCGCTTCGGCTTCACCGGGCACATGGAGTTCTACACCCCCGCCGAGCTGGAACGCGTCGTCCACCGCTCGGCCCTCCTCCTCGACGTCGAGATCGACGCCGAGGGCGCCGCCGAGATCGCCGGCCGCTCCCGCGGCACCCCCCGCATCGCCAACCGCCTGCTGCGCCGCGTCCGCGACTACGCGCAGGTCAGGGCCGACGGCGTGATCACCCGGGAGATCGCGGCGACCGCGCTCGGCGTGTACGAGGTGGACGACCGCGGCCTGGACCGGCTGGACCGCGCCGTGCTGGAGGCCCTGCTGAAGCTCTTCGGCGGCGGGCCCGTCGGCCTGTCGACCCTCGCCGTGGCCGTGGGGGAGGAGCGCGAGACCGTCGAGGAGGTCGCCGAGCCCTTCCTCGTACGGGAGGGACTGCTCGCCCGCACCCCCCGGGGCCGGGTCGCGACCCCCGCCGCGTGGGCCCACCTCGGGCTCGTACCACCGCAGGCGGCGGGCCCGGCGACAGGGCAGCCGGGGCTGTTCGAGACGTGA
- the ruvA gene encoding Holliday junction branch migration protein RuvA — MIAFVTGPVAALAPTTAVVEVGGVGMAVQCTPNTLSKLRIGQEARLHTSLVVREDSLTLYGFADDDERQVFELLQTASGVGPRLAQAMLAVHTPDALRAAVASGDEKALTAVPGIGKKGAQKLLLELKDRLGEPLGTVRPGGAVPTGASGWRDQLHAALVGLGYAAREADEAVTAVTPQAEAADGDPQVGRLLKAALQTLNRAR, encoded by the coding sequence ATGATCGCCTTCGTGACCGGCCCGGTCGCCGCCCTCGCCCCGACCACCGCCGTGGTCGAGGTCGGCGGCGTCGGCATGGCCGTCCAGTGCACGCCGAACACCCTCTCCAAGCTGAGGATCGGTCAGGAGGCCCGGCTGCACACCTCGTTGGTCGTCCGGGAGGACTCCCTCACCCTCTACGGCTTCGCCGACGACGACGAGCGGCAGGTCTTCGAGCTCCTCCAGACCGCCAGCGGCGTCGGTCCCCGGCTCGCGCAGGCCATGCTCGCCGTGCACACCCCGGACGCCCTGCGCGCGGCCGTCGCCTCCGGCGACGAGAAGGCGCTGACGGCCGTGCCCGGCATCGGCAAGAAGGGCGCCCAGAAGCTCCTGCTGGAGCTGAAGGACCGGCTCGGCGAACCCCTCGGCACCGTCCGCCCCGGCGGCGCCGTCCCGACCGGCGCGTCCGGCTGGCGCGACCAGCTCCACGCGGCGCTCGTCGGCCTCGGGTACGCCGCCCGCGAGGCCGACGAGGCGGTCACCGCCGTCACCCCGCAGGCCGAGGCCGCCGACGGCGACCCGCAGGTCGGCCGGCTGCTCAAGGCCGCCCTGCAGACCCTGAACCGGGCCCGCTGA
- the ruvC gene encoding crossover junction endodeoxyribonuclease RuvC gives MRVLGVDPGLTRCGVGVVEGVAGRPLTMLGVGVVRTPADADIGHRLVAIERGIEEWLDAHRPELVAVERVFSQHNVRTVMGTAQASAVAMLCASRRGIPVALHTPSEVKAAVTGSGRADKAQVGAMVTRLLRLAAPPKPADAADALALAICHIWRAPAQNRLQQAVAAQLASKGRTA, from the coding sequence ATGCGTGTTCTGGGGGTGGACCCGGGCCTGACCCGCTGCGGCGTCGGCGTCGTCGAAGGGGTCGCCGGCCGGCCCCTCACCATGCTCGGCGTCGGCGTCGTCCGCACGCCCGCCGACGCCGACATCGGCCACCGGCTCGTCGCCATCGAGCGCGGCATCGAGGAGTGGCTCGACGCGCACCGGCCCGAACTGGTCGCCGTCGAGCGGGTCTTCAGCCAGCACAACGTCCGTACCGTCATGGGCACCGCCCAGGCCAGCGCCGTCGCCATGCTCTGCGCCTCCCGGCGCGGCATCCCCGTCGCCCTGCACACCCCCAGCGAGGTCAAGGCCGCCGTCACCGGCAGCGGCCGCGCCGACAAGGCGCAGGTCGGCGCCATGGTCACCCGGCTCCTGCGGCTCGCCGCCCCGCCGAAGCCCGCCGACGCCGCCGACGCCCTCGCCCTCGCCATCTGCCACATCTGGCGCGCCCCCGCCCAGAACCGCCTCCAGCAGGCGGTCGCCGCACAGCTCGCGTCGAAAGGCCGTACCGCATGA
- a CDS encoding YebC/PmpR family DNA-binding transcriptional regulator — translation MSGHSKWATTKHKKAVIDAKRGKLFAKLIKNIEVAARTGGADPDGNPTLFDAIQKAKKSSVPNKNIDSAVKRGAGLEAGGADYETIMYEGYGPNGVAVLIECLTDNRNRAASDVRVAMTRNGGSMADPGSVSYLFHRKGVVIVPKGELTEDDVLGAVLDAGAEEVNDLGDTFEVISEATDLVAVRTALQEAGIDYDSADANFVPTMQVELDEEGARKIFKLIDALEDSDDVQNVFANFDVSDDVMAKVDA, via the coding sequence ATGTCCGGCCACTCTAAATGGGCTACGACGAAGCACAAGAAGGCCGTGATCGACGCCAAGCGCGGCAAGCTCTTCGCGAAGCTGATCAAGAACATCGAGGTCGCGGCCCGTACCGGTGGTGCCGACCCGGACGGCAACCCGACCCTCTTCGACGCCATTCAGAAGGCCAAGAAGAGCTCGGTGCCGAACAAGAACATCGACTCCGCGGTCAAGCGCGGCGCCGGCCTGGAGGCCGGTGGCGCCGACTACGAGACGATCATGTACGAGGGCTACGGCCCGAACGGCGTCGCGGTGCTCATCGAGTGCCTCACGGACAACCGCAACCGCGCCGCTTCCGACGTGCGCGTCGCCATGACCCGCAACGGCGGCTCGATGGCCGACCCGGGCTCGGTGTCGTACCTCTTCCACCGCAAGGGCGTGGTGATCGTCCCCAAGGGCGAGCTGACCGAGGACGACGTGCTCGGCGCGGTCCTCGACGCCGGCGCGGAGGAGGTCAACGACCTCGGTGACACCTTCGAGGTGATCAGCGAGGCCACCGACCTGGTCGCGGTCCGCACCGCCCTGCAGGAGGCCGGCATCGACTACGACTCGGCCGACGCCAACTTCGTCCCGACCATGCAGGTCGAGCTGGACGAGGAGGGCGCGCGCAAGATCTTCAAGCTGATCGACGCGCTGGAGGACAGCGACGACGTGCAGAACGTCTTCGCCAACTTCGACGTCTCGGACGACGTGATGGCGAAGGTCGACGCCTGA
- the pdxT gene encoding pyridoxal 5'-phosphate synthase glutaminase subunit PdxT — MGNTPVVGVLALQGDVREHLIALAAADVVARPVRRPDELAEVDGLVIPGGESTTISKLAHLFGMMEPLRGRVAAGMPVYGTCAGLIMLADKILDPRSGQETLGGIDMIVRRNAFGRQNESFEARVDVTGVEGGPVEGVFIRAPWVESVGASTEVLARYDGHIVAVRQGNALATSFHPELTGDHRLHALFVDMVRAALG; from the coding sequence ATGGGCAACACCCCCGTCGTCGGCGTCCTGGCCCTCCAGGGCGACGTCCGGGAGCACCTGATCGCCCTGGCCGCGGCGGACGTCGTGGCCAGGCCGGTCCGGCGCCCCGACGAGCTCGCCGAGGTCGACGGACTGGTCATCCCGGGCGGCGAGTCCACGACCATCTCCAAGCTGGCGCACCTCTTCGGCATGATGGAGCCGCTGCGCGGGCGCGTCGCGGCCGGCATGCCCGTCTACGGCACCTGCGCCGGGCTCATCATGCTCGCCGACAAGATCCTCGACCCGCGCTCGGGCCAGGAGACGCTCGGCGGCATCGACATGATCGTCCGCCGCAACGCCTTCGGGCGGCAGAACGAGTCCTTCGAGGCGCGCGTCGACGTCACCGGTGTCGAGGGCGGCCCCGTGGAGGGCGTCTTCATCCGCGCCCCGTGGGTCGAGTCCGTCGGTGCCTCCACCGAGGTCCTCGCCCGGTACGACGGCCACATCGTCGCGGTGCGCCAGGGCAACGCGCTCGCCACCTCGTTCCACCCCGAGCTCACCGGGGACCACCGGCTGCACGCCCTGTTCGTCGACATGGTGCGCGCCGCGCTCGGATGA
- the pdxS gene encoding pyridoxal 5'-phosphate synthase lyase subunit PdxS, producing the protein MSTTPTTTPQSPETGTARVKRGMAEQLKGGVIMDVVTPEQAKIAEDAGAVAVMALERVPADIRKDGGVARMSDPDMIEGIIEAVSIPVMAKSRIGHFVEAQVLQSLGVDYIDESEVLTPADEVNHSDKWAFTTPFVCGATNLGEALRRIAEGAAMIRSKGEAGTGNVVEAVRHLRQIKNEIARLRGYDNNELFAAAKELRAPYELVKEVAELGKLPVVLFSAGGVATPADAALMRQLGAEGVFVGSGIFKSGDPAKRAAAIVKATTFYDDPKIIADASRNLGEAMVGINCDTLPEAERYANRGW; encoded by the coding sequence GTGTCCACCACGCCCACCACCACCCCGCAGTCCCCCGAGACCGGCACCGCCCGCGTGAAGCGCGGCATGGCGGAGCAGCTCAAGGGCGGCGTGATCATGGACGTCGTCACGCCGGAGCAGGCGAAGATCGCCGAGGACGCCGGTGCCGTCGCCGTCATGGCCCTGGAGCGGGTGCCCGCCGACATCCGCAAGGACGGCGGCGTCGCCCGCATGTCCGACCCGGACATGATCGAGGGCATCATCGAGGCCGTCTCGATCCCCGTCATGGCCAAGTCCCGCATCGGCCACTTCGTCGAGGCGCAGGTCCTGCAGTCCCTCGGCGTCGACTACATCGACGAGTCCGAGGTCCTCACCCCGGCCGACGAGGTCAACCACTCCGACAAGTGGGCCTTCACCACCCCGTTCGTCTGCGGCGCCACCAACCTCGGCGAGGCCCTGCGCCGCATCGCCGAGGGCGCGGCCATGATCCGCTCCAAGGGCGAGGCCGGCACGGGCAACGTGGTGGAGGCCGTCCGCCACCTGCGCCAGATCAAGAACGAGATCGCCCGGCTGCGCGGCTACGACAACAACGAGCTGTTCGCCGCCGCCAAGGAGCTGCGCGCCCCGTACGAGCTGGTCAAGGAGGTCGCCGAGCTCGGCAAGCTGCCGGTCGTGCTGTTCTCCGCCGGTGGCGTCGCCACCCCGGCCGACGCCGCGCTCATGCGCCAGCTCGGCGCCGAGGGCGTCTTCGTCGGCTCCGGCATCTTCAAGTCCGGCGACCCGGCCAAGCGCGCCGCCGCCATCGTGAAGGCCACCACCTTCTACGACGACCCGAAGATCATCGCCGACGCGTCCCGCAACCTGGGCGAGGCCATGGTGGGCATCAACTGCGACACCCTGCCCGAGGCCGAGCGCTACGCGAACCGGGGCTGGTAA
- a CDS encoding MBL fold metallo-hydrolase, giving the protein MGADTIVHRLDLGYFVRPAVETGTGLPRVEPVLAYLVRHEAGLLLFDTGIGAGDPEAEAHYRPRRRDLRAALAGAGATPGDVRLVVNCHLHFDHCGGNPALAGRPVLVQRTELATARAGGHTIDALVDHPGARYEELDGEAEVWPGVTVVPTPGHTEGHQSLVVSGSGGTTVLAGQARDFASEFASDEMARRAGLDAPGTDRPPHPHWLDRLADFAPGRVLFAHDRSVWEGAMPPGGGAPRTGEGPARPPR; this is encoded by the coding sequence ATGGGGGCGGACACGATCGTCCACCGGCTTGACCTGGGGTACTTCGTACGGCCCGCGGTGGAGACCGGCACCGGCCTGCCGCGGGTGGAGCCGGTCCTGGCCTACCTCGTGCGCCACGAGGCGGGCCTGCTGCTGTTCGACACCGGCATCGGGGCGGGCGACCCGGAGGCCGAGGCGCACTACCGGCCCCGGCGGCGGGACCTGCGGGCCGCGCTCGCCGGCGCGGGAGCCACGCCCGGGGACGTCCGGCTCGTGGTCAACTGCCACCTCCACTTCGACCACTGCGGCGGCAACCCCGCACTGGCCGGGCGCCCCGTGCTCGTCCAGCGCACGGAACTCGCGACCGCCCGGGCGGGCGGCCACACCATCGACGCCCTGGTGGACCACCCCGGCGCCCGGTACGAGGAGCTCGACGGCGAGGCGGAGGTGTGGCCCGGCGTGACGGTCGTCCCGACACCCGGGCACACCGAGGGCCACCAGTCGCTGGTGGTGTCCGGCTCCGGGGGGACGACCGTCCTCGCCGGGCAGGCCCGGGACTTCGCGTCGGAGTTCGCCTCCGACGAGATGGCCCGCCGGGCCGGGCTCGACGCCCCCGGCACCGACCGGCCGCCCCACCCGCACTGGCTCGACCGGCTGGCCGACTTCGCGCCGGGGCGGGTGCTGTTCGCCCACGACCGGTCCGTGTGGGAGGGCGCCATGCCGCCGGGAGGGGGCGCCCCGCGGACGGGGGAGGGGCCGGCGCGGCCGCCCCGGTAG
- a CDS encoding glycosyltransferase family 4 protein — protein MRIGIVCPYSWDVPGGVQFHIRDLAEHLIRLGHHVSVLAPADDGTPLPPYVVSAGRAVPVPYNGSVARLNFGFLSAARVRRWLHEGTFDVIHIHEPASPSLGLLACWAAQGPIVATFHTSNPRSRAMIAAYPILQPALEKIRARIAVSEYARRTLVEHLGGDAVVIPNGVDVDFFARAEPKAAWQGGTLGFIGRIDEPRKGLPVLMKALPRILDARPDTRLLVAGRGDEEEAVASLPAEMRRRVEFLGMVSDEDKARLLRSVDVYVAPNTGGESFGIILVEALSAGAPVLASDLDAFAQVLDRGAAGELFANEDADALADAAVRLLDDAPRRAELSARGSAHVRRFDWSTVGADILAVYETVTDGAASVATDERTTGLLARWGLARD, from the coding sequence GTGAGGATCGGCATCGTCTGCCCCTACTCGTGGGACGTCCCGGGCGGCGTCCAGTTCCACATCCGCGACCTGGCCGAGCACCTGATCCGCCTCGGCCACCACGTCTCGGTGCTCGCCCCGGCCGACGACGGGACGCCGCTGCCGCCGTACGTGGTCTCGGCCGGCCGGGCCGTCCCCGTCCCGTACAACGGCTCCGTGGCCCGGCTGAACTTCGGTTTCCTGTCGGCGGCGCGGGTGCGGCGGTGGCTCCACGAGGGCACCTTCGACGTCATCCACATCCACGAGCCGGCGTCGCCGTCCCTGGGCCTGCTCGCCTGCTGGGCGGCGCAGGGACCGATCGTCGCCACCTTCCACACGTCGAACCCCCGCTCGCGCGCGATGATCGCCGCGTACCCGATCCTCCAGCCCGCGCTGGAGAAGATCCGCGCGCGGATCGCGGTGAGCGAGTACGCCCGGCGCACGCTGGTGGAGCACCTCGGCGGTGACGCCGTCGTCATCCCCAACGGCGTGGACGTCGACTTCTTCGCCCGCGCCGAGCCGAAGGCCGCCTGGCAGGGGGGCACGCTCGGCTTCATCGGCCGCATCGACGAGCCGCGCAAGGGGCTCCCCGTCCTGATGAAGGCCCTCCCACGCATCCTCGACGCCCGTCCCGACACGCGGCTGCTGGTCGCCGGCCGGGGCGACGAGGAGGAGGCCGTGGCGTCCCTGCCCGCCGAGATGCGCCGGCGCGTGGAGTTCCTCGGCATGGTCAGCGACGAGGACAAGGCACGGCTGCTGCGCAGTGTGGACGTGTACGTGGCGCCCAACACCGGAGGCGAGAGCTTCGGCATCATCCTCGTCGAGGCCCTGTCGGCGGGCGCGCCCGTGCTCGCCAGCGACCTCGACGCGTTCGCCCAGGTCCTGGACCGGGGCGCGGCCGGTGAGCTCTTCGCCAACGAGGACGCCGACGCCCTCGCCGACGCGGCGGTCCGCCTCCTCGACGACGCGCCGCGCCGCGCGGAGCTCAGCGCGCGGGGCAGCGCGCACGTACGGCGCTTCGACTGGTCGACGGTCGGGGCGGACATCCTGGCGGTGTACGAGACCGTCACCGACGGCGCCGCCTCCGTCGCGACCGACGAGCGGACCACCGGTCTGCTGGCGCGCTGGGGCCTGGCACGCGATTGA